One segment of Corynebacterium caspium DSM 44850 DNA contains the following:
- the clpB gene encoding ATP-dependent chaperone ClpB: MNAFNPTTKTSEALQTALQAASQAGNPDIRPAHILSAILAQNEGIAAPVLKATGTDPQLVLTKAKALVDTYPKASGSDLAKPNFNRDALNALTAAQELAGELGDEYVSTEVLLAGIARGQSDAAKLLHETGASYEAIKAAFPTVRGGTTVNTPDPEGQFQALEKYSTDLTARAREGKIDPVIGRDAEIRRVVQVLSRRTKNNPVLIGEPGVGKTAIVEGLARRIIAGDVPESLKNKKLISLDLSSMVAGAKYRGEFEERLKAVLDEIKKAEGQIITFIDEMHTIVGAGATGDSAMDAGNMIKPLLARGELRLVGATTLDEYRKYIEKDAALERRFQQVYVGEPSVEDTVGILRGLKERYEVHHGVRIMDSALVAAASLSDRYITNRFLPDKAIDLVDEAASRLRMEIDSSPQEIDEAERIVRRLEIEEVALSKETDAASQQRLQELRQQLADEREKLGELQARWNNEKGAIDRIQAAKEELEQLRNASEIAEREGDYGKVAELRYGRIPAAEKAVAAAEEEIGGTDNSMVSEEVTPDTIAEVISAWTGIPAGKMLEGETEKLLNMETELHKRVVGQDAAVVAVSDAVRRARAGVADPNRPTGSFLFLGPTGVGKTELAKSLAEFLFDDERAMVRIDMSEFSEKHSVARLVGAPPGYVGYDQGGQLTEAVRRRPYTVVLFDEVEKAHQDVFDILLQVLDDGRLTDGQGRTVDFRNTILILTSNLGAGGTKAEIMEAVKRHFKPEFINRLDDVLTFDSLQPAQLRHIVDIQIGQLAARLAQRRITLQVSEAASSWLGERGYDPAYGARPLRRLIQQAIGDNLAKKLLAGEIRDGDTVAVDVAEAPVDALEITAI, from the coding sequence ATGAACGCTTTTAATCCCACCACTAAAACCAGTGAGGCACTCCAAACTGCCCTGCAGGCAGCTTCCCAGGCGGGCAATCCAGATATTCGCCCTGCCCATATTTTGAGTGCCATCTTGGCCCAAAATGAAGGCATCGCCGCCCCGGTGCTCAAAGCCACTGGAACTGACCCACAATTAGTGCTAACTAAAGCAAAAGCCCTGGTAGATACTTATCCTAAAGCTTCAGGATCAGATCTGGCTAAGCCAAATTTCAACCGCGATGCCCTCAATGCGTTAACGGCTGCCCAAGAATTGGCGGGAGAACTAGGCGATGAATACGTTTCCACCGAAGTACTTTTAGCAGGCATTGCGCGCGGCCAATCAGATGCCGCCAAATTACTCCACGAAACCGGCGCTTCTTATGAGGCCATCAAAGCTGCTTTCCCGACCGTGCGCGGAGGTACCACTGTGAATACCCCAGATCCAGAAGGCCAATTCCAAGCTTTAGAGAAGTACTCCACAGATCTCACTGCGCGCGCCCGAGAAGGCAAGATTGATCCAGTTATTGGCCGCGATGCTGAAATTAGGCGCGTAGTACAGGTGCTGAGTCGACGTACCAAAAATAATCCAGTCTTAATTGGGGAACCAGGCGTTGGTAAAACAGCCATCGTAGAAGGCCTTGCCAGGCGCATTATTGCTGGTGACGTCCCGGAATCGCTGAAAAATAAAAAGCTTATTAGCTTAGATTTAAGCTCGATGGTAGCGGGTGCAAAATATCGCGGCGAATTCGAAGAACGCCTCAAAGCGGTGCTCGATGAAATCAAAAAAGCCGAAGGGCAAATCATCACCTTTATTGATGAAATGCATACCATCGTTGGTGCTGGCGCCACTGGGGATTCAGCTATGGATGCCGGCAATATGATTAAACCGCTGCTAGCGCGAGGAGAATTGCGCCTGGTAGGGGCCACCACTTTGGATGAATATCGCAAGTACATCGAAAAAGATGCCGCCCTAGAAAGGCGCTTCCAGCAGGTTTATGTAGGCGAGCCCTCAGTGGAAGATACCGTAGGTATTTTGCGCGGGCTAAAGGAACGCTATGAGGTCCACCACGGTGTGCGCATTATGGACTCCGCACTAGTCGCGGCAGCCAGCCTTTCAGATAGGTATATCACCAACCGTTTCCTGCCAGATAAAGCCATCGACTTAGTAGATGAGGCTGCTTCGCGTCTGCGCATGGAAATTGATTCCTCCCCGCAGGAAATCGATGAAGCCGAACGCATTGTCCGCCGCCTTGAAATCGAAGAAGTAGCCCTTAGCAAAGAAACTGATGCCGCCTCCCAGCAGCGGCTGCAAGAATTACGCCAACAATTAGCTGATGAACGCGAAAAACTTGGGGAATTACAAGCGCGTTGGAATAACGAAAAAGGTGCAATTGATCGCATCCAAGCAGCTAAGGAAGAATTAGAACAGCTGCGCAATGCCTCTGAAATCGCCGAACGCGAAGGCGATTATGGCAAGGTTGCCGAACTTCGCTATGGGCGTATCCCAGCTGCGGAAAAGGCCGTTGCCGCTGCTGAGGAAGAAATCGGGGGCACCGATAACTCGATGGTTTCAGAAGAAGTTACCCCAGATACCATTGCAGAAGTTATCAGCGCCTGGACTGGTATTCCTGCTGGCAAGATGCTGGAAGGAGAAACCGAAAAACTGCTCAATATGGAAACAGAGCTGCATAAGCGCGTCGTTGGCCAAGATGCAGCAGTGGTAGCAGTTTCTGATGCGGTGCGTCGTGCGCGGGCCGGAGTAGCCGATCCAAACCGTCCCACCGGATCTTTCCTCTTCCTAGGACCTACCGGGGTGGGTAAAACCGAACTGGCAAAATCCTTGGCAGAGTTCCTCTTTGACGATGAACGCGCCATGGTGCGCATCGATATGTCCGAATTTTCTGAGAAGCACTCAGTAGCGCGCCTAGTTGGTGCACCTCCCGGATACGTAGGCTATGACCAGGGCGGACAGCTTACGGAGGCTGTGCGTCGGCGCCCCTATACCGTGGTGCTTTTTGATGAAGTAGAAAAAGCCCACCAAGATGTTTTCGATATTTTGTTACAAGTGCTCGACGATGGCCGGCTAACCGATGGGCAGGGCCGTACCGTTGATTTCCGCAATACTATTTTGATTCTCACCTCTAATTTGGGTGCTGGTGGTACTAAGGCTGAAATCATGGAGGCCGTAAAACGCCATTTCAAGCCGGAATTTATTAATCGCCTAGATGATGTGTTGACCTTCGATTCGCTACAACCAGCCCAACTGCGACATATCGTAGATATTCAGATAGGCCAGCTAGCAGCACGGTTGGCACAGCGACGCATCACCTTGCAAGTATCAGAGGCAGCCAGCAGTTGGTTAGGAGAACGGGGCTATGACCCAGCCTATGGGGCGCGACCTTTGCGGCGCTTAATTCAGCAGGCCATTGGCGATAATCTGGCTAAGAAATTGCTCGCCGGAGAAATCCGAGATGGCGATACCGTAGCTGTTGACGTTGCCGAAGCCCCAGTCGATGCGCTAGAAATTACCGCTATTTAG
- a CDS encoding sulfurtransferase, whose product MSLLISIDQLAEEIADGRGETLIACFWDGREGRGKARFQSHHIPTSVYCDPAYALSGIPSSRLGRNPLPDPAQLSRWFKQWGLNAEQPIIVYDEGHGIYAARAWWILKWAGLENIRILDGGQNAWDKSGRPLMGGPGNLPLSNNLRPNPGQLPVASIEEVKEFKGTLIDARGPHRFGGFREKLDLKAGHIPGAKNISTRDISHPDGRYLSVDGIREAFIKAGVDPETPGEDIIVYSGSGNHSAKLLAAMELIGITGAAHFVGGWSQWSADPRNPVQAGV is encoded by the coding sequence ATGAGCTTACTGATTAGCATTGACCAACTCGCCGAAGAAATTGCCGATGGCCGCGGCGAAACTCTAATTGCTTGTTTTTGGGATGGACGTGAAGGTCGGGGCAAGGCCCGATTCCAATCACACCACATCCCCACTTCGGTGTATTGCGATCCCGCATATGCCCTTTCAGGTATTCCTAGCTCCCGTTTAGGCCGCAACCCTTTGCCTGATCCTGCTCAACTATCGCGGTGGTTTAAACAGTGGGGTCTTAATGCTGAGCAGCCCATCATTGTTTATGACGAAGGCCACGGCATTTATGCGGCGCGCGCCTGGTGGATCCTCAAGTGGGCTGGCCTGGAAAATATTCGTATCCTTGACGGCGGCCAAAATGCTTGGGATAAATCCGGTAGACCTCTTATGGGGGGTCCTGGTAACCTGCCGCTTTCAAATAATTTGCGCCCTAATCCGGGCCAACTTCCAGTAGCTTCCATCGAGGAAGTTAAAGAATTCAAAGGCACGCTAATCGATGCACGCGGCCCGCACCGTTTTGGGGGATTCCGGGAAAAACTAGACCTCAAAGCCGGCCATATCCCCGGCGCGAAAAATATTTCTACTCGCGATATTTCTCACCCAGATGGTCGCTACCTCAGCGTAGATGGAATACGTGAAGCCTTTATTAAAGCCGGAGTAGATCCTGAAACCCCTGGTGAAGACATTATTGTGTACTCCGGATCTGGAAATCACTCTGCAAAACTGCTAGCAGCGATGGAACTAATTGGAATTACAGGGGCCGCACACTTCGTAGGCGGTTGGTCCCAGTGGTCTGCTGATCCGCGTAATCCCGTGCAGGCCGGCGTCTAA
- the pyrE gene encoding orotate phosphoribosyltransferase produces the protein MSQPQVNPAQLSRLAELVKELAVVHGEVILSSGKRADYYVDLRRATLHNEAAPLIGQLLRELTADWDYVAVGGLTLGADPVAAAVLHATGRPINAFVVRKEAKKHGMQRQIEGPDIVGKKVLVVEDTTTTGNSPLTAVAALRAAGAQVIGVATVVDRNTGAAAVIQEAGLEYRYLLGLEDLGL, from the coding sequence ATGTCGCAGCCACAAGTTAACCCCGCCCAACTATCTCGGTTAGCTGAGCTAGTAAAAGAACTCGCAGTGGTACATGGGGAAGTGATTTTATCCTCTGGCAAACGCGCCGATTATTATGTGGATCTGCGCCGGGCCACCTTGCATAATGAAGCAGCCCCACTAATTGGGCAATTGCTGCGCGAACTCACCGCAGACTGGGATTATGTAGCTGTTGGCGGGCTTACTTTGGGGGCAGATCCAGTAGCTGCGGCGGTGCTGCATGCCACCGGTCGCCCAATTAATGCTTTTGTGGTGCGTAAAGAGGCTAAAAAACATGGGATGCAACGTCAGATCGAAGGCCCAGATATTGTGGGTAAAAAAGTTTTAGTAGTAGAGGACACCACCACCACTGGTAATTCGCCACTTACTGCAGTTGCGGCGCTGCGTGCAGCCGGTGCGCAGGTAATCGGGGTGGCTACTGTAGTGGATCGCAATACGGGAGCTGCAGCAGTTATTCAAGAAGCTGGGTTGGAATATCGTTACCTCTTAGGTTTGGAGGATCTCGGCCTCTAA
- a CDS encoding TrmH family RNA methyltransferase, which yields MSENIVPTGAGPTEWNEGRHGVGPWPADTPIPADPRLDPELLATGDRRNVVDAYRYWRREAIVADIDARRHPLHIAIENFENDANIGTVVRTANAFAVDTVHIVGRRRWNRRGAMVTDRYQHLQHHETVADLLNWAADAGITVVAIDNTPGSVPLETADLPKRCLLLFGQEGPGVSAAAQEGALMTCSIAQFGSTRSINAGVAAGIAMHAWIRQHADLSQAW from the coding sequence ATGAGTGAAAATATTGTGCCCACCGGTGCTGGACCCACCGAGTGGAATGAAGGCCGACACGGGGTAGGCCCCTGGCCTGCGGATACCCCCATCCCCGCTGATCCGCGTCTAGATCCTGAATTGCTGGCCACAGGCGATAGGCGCAATGTCGTTGATGCTTATCGTTATTGGCGCCGGGAAGCCATCGTGGCAGATATTGATGCCCGCCGACATCCCCTCCATATTGCGATTGAGAATTTTGAAAATGATGCCAATATCGGCACTGTGGTGCGCACCGCAAATGCTTTTGCAGTAGATACAGTGCATATTGTGGGGCGGCGACGGTGGAATCGGCGCGGGGCGATGGTGACAGACAGATACCAGCATTTACAACACCATGAAACTGTAGCTGACCTGCTTAACTGGGCAGCCGATGCGGGCATCACTGTAGTGGCAATTGATAACACCCCAGGCAGTGTTCCTTTAGAAACTGCGGATTTACCCAAGCGTTGTTTATTGCTATTTGGCCAAGAGGGTCCTGGAGTTAGTGCGGCCGCCCAGGAAGGCGCTTTGATGACATGTTCTATTGCACAATTTGGGTCCACGCGTTCCATTAATGCCGGAGTGGCTGCGGGGATTGCGATGCATGCGTGGATTCGACAGCATGCAGATCTCTCCCAAGCTTGGTAA
- a CDS encoding glycoside hydrolase family 76 protein, with protein MAEKWVHRADLAEAAINDRHASKLWGLPRTNLAVVAWPPTSQESFFFRWNYWWQAHYLDCQLDAYSRRATKARRNRIKATVKSMRIRNGGPLTKNRYYDDKAWLALAFGRIDALPKLSKPKVSAALEEDLLEGIDGLTGVLPWRKGETFYNVPSNGPAAIMMARTGRLEQARTIVDWILNTLTNDDHLIMDGLRLRMHGPEIVRDIHPYCQGVTMGACLEIGLALRKRAGLGENQDISGFDDAIRADDSMPYITAIRSLVEAIATHMANYQGVIDWDTGEGDGGMFKGILARYLADVALRLPGDSPHSKATRKLAKRLVMASAESVWHHRLEVDGLPVFGTEWSKDARLPHNYGLGPRSLAEAAGVIRIDERDLSVQLSGWMLMEAAARLEKAGEAG; from the coding sequence GTGGCAGAAAAATGGGTGCACCGCGCCGACTTAGCGGAGGCGGCGATTAATGATCGGCATGCTTCCAAGCTATGGGGGCTTCCACGCACCAATCTGGCAGTAGTCGCTTGGCCTCCTACCTCCCAGGAGTCTTTCTTTTTTCGGTGGAATTATTGGTGGCAAGCGCATTACTTAGATTGCCAACTTGATGCCTATTCGCGTCGGGCTACTAAAGCGCGGCGAAATCGTATTAAAGCCACGGTAAAAAGTATGCGGATCCGCAATGGGGGACCCCTTACTAAAAACCGCTATTATGACGATAAAGCCTGGTTAGCCCTAGCTTTTGGGCGTATTGATGCCTTGCCTAAACTGAGCAAACCGAAAGTTTCTGCCGCCTTGGAAGAAGACCTCCTAGAAGGCATTGATGGCCTTACCGGGGTATTGCCATGGCGCAAGGGTGAGACCTTTTATAACGTGCCTTCTAATGGGCCTGCCGCCATTATGATGGCGCGCACCGGGCGTTTGGAGCAGGCCCGCACCATCGTTGATTGGATTCTAAACACTCTCACTAATGATGACCATCTGATTATGGATGGCTTGAGGTTACGGATGCATGGCCCAGAGATCGTGCGCGATATTCATCCGTATTGCCAAGGTGTAACTATGGGGGCTTGTTTGGAAATTGGATTAGCCCTGCGTAAACGGGCTGGTTTAGGGGAAAATCAAGATATTTCTGGCTTTGATGATGCTATCCGCGCGGATGATTCCATGCCTTATATCACCGCAATTAGATCCCTAGTTGAAGCAATTGCTACCCATATGGCTAATTATCAGGGCGTAATTGATTGGGATACCGGCGAAGGCGATGGGGGCATGTTCAAGGGGATTCTAGCCCGATATTTAGCCGATGTAGCCTTGCGTCTACCTGGTGATTCTCCGCATAGTAAAGCTACTCGGAAGTTAGCTAAGCGCCTGGTTATGGCTTCGGCGGAATCGGTATGGCACCACCGCTTAGAAGTCGATGGCTTGCCAGTTTTTGGTACAGAGTGGTCCAAGGATGCGCGCCTGCCACATAATTATGGGTTGGGACCGCGCTCCCTGGCTGAAGCTGCCGGAGTGATCCGCATTGATGAAAGAGATCTCTCCGTACAACTTTCCGGATGGATGCTAATGGAAGCTGCTGCCCGGCTCGAAAAAGCCGGCGAAGCTGGGTAA
- a CDS encoding VTT domain-containing protein, translated as MHQWLDPMFLLSGSGPFGSLILPGIALIVFIESGLLFPLLPGDSLLFTGGMLSVQPDSFAPLWLLIPVCIVAAFLGDQVGYAIGKIFGSALSSRPDGRFFKQAYLQQSHEFFEKHGAITIIICRFVPIVRTYAPLVAGMSAMRYRIFISFNLIGAVLWGGGVTLLGAWLGQYGWIREHIEAIFLLIVFISVLPGIIGGLRGVLSARRQHRTLDATN; from the coding sequence ATGCATCAGTGGTTGGATCCCATGTTCCTGCTTTCCGGCTCAGGACCTTTTGGTAGCTTAATTCTTCCAGGAATTGCGCTTATTGTTTTCATAGAATCCGGACTTCTTTTCCCCTTACTTCCGGGCGATTCTTTGCTTTTCACCGGCGGGATGCTCTCTGTACAACCCGATTCTTTTGCCCCCCTGTGGCTTTTAATTCCGGTTTGTATCGTGGCTGCTTTTCTAGGCGACCAAGTAGGTTATGCCATCGGTAAAATTTTTGGATCAGCACTTTCAAGCCGTCCCGATGGCAGATTCTTCAAACAGGCATATCTGCAACAATCCCATGAATTCTTTGAAAAACACGGCGCCATAACCATCATTATTTGTCGCTTTGTACCTATCGTGCGCACCTATGCCCCACTAGTAGCTGGCATGTCCGCCATGAGGTACCGAATTTTTATCAGTTTTAACCTAATTGGGGCCGTACTTTGGGGTGGTGGGGTTACTTTATTAGGCGCCTGGCTGGGACAATATGGCTGGATTCGCGAACATATTGAAGCCATCTTCTTATTAATCGTATTTATTTCGGTACTACCAGGAATTATTGGCGGCTTGCGCGGGGTGCTCAGCGCACGCCGACAACATCGCACCCTCGACGCTACAAATTAG
- the fbaA gene encoding class II fructose-bisphosphate aldolase, whose amino-acid sequence MPIATPEVYNEMLDRAKAGGYAYPAINCTSSETINAALRGFAEAESDGIIQFSTGGAEFGSGLGVKNKVAGAMALAAFAHEAAKHYGINVALHTDHCQKEVLDEYVRPLLAISQERVDRGELPLFQSHMWDGSAIAIDENLMIAQELLEKSRKANIILEVEIGVVGGEEDGVEAKAGANLYTTKEDFEKTIDAIGTGEKGRYLLAATFGNVHGVYKPGNVKLRPEVLLEGQRVAAQKLGLAADAQPFDFVFHGGSGSEKEKIEESLRYGVIKMNVDTDTQYAFTRPIVGHMFANYDGVLKIDGEVGNKKVYDPRSYMKKAEAGMTQRIIEACQDLHSVGTSVSK is encoded by the coding sequence ATGCCCATCGCAACCCCCGAGGTATATAACGAGATGCTTGATCGCGCGAAGGCTGGCGGATACGCCTACCCCGCAATCAACTGCACCTCCTCCGAAACCATTAACGCAGCTCTAAGGGGCTTCGCTGAAGCTGAGTCCGATGGCATCATCCAGTTCTCAACTGGGGGCGCAGAATTCGGTTCTGGTCTAGGCGTGAAAAATAAAGTAGCTGGCGCTATGGCGCTGGCTGCTTTTGCACATGAGGCCGCTAAGCACTACGGCATCAACGTAGCGCTGCATACTGACCACTGCCAGAAAGAAGTTTTGGACGAGTATGTGCGTCCCTTGCTAGCTATTTCCCAGGAGCGCGTGGATCGTGGCGAATTGCCGCTCTTCCAGTCTCATATGTGGGATGGTTCAGCAATTGCTATCGATGAAAACCTCATGATTGCCCAGGAGCTTCTCGAGAAGTCTCGCAAGGCTAATATCATCCTCGAAGTTGAGATTGGTGTTGTTGGCGGCGAAGAAGATGGCGTTGAAGCTAAGGCTGGCGCGAACCTCTACACCACCAAGGAAGATTTCGAAAAGACCATTGATGCCATCGGGACCGGTGAAAAGGGCCGCTACCTGCTAGCTGCCACTTTCGGTAACGTGCACGGTGTCTATAAGCCTGGCAATGTGAAATTGCGTCCCGAGGTACTTCTTGAAGGACAGCGCGTTGCTGCTCAGAAGCTGGGATTAGCTGCCGATGCCCAGCCTTTCGACTTTGTATTCCACGGTGGATCTGGCTCTGAGAAGGAAAAGATCGAAGAGTCCTTGCGCTATGGCGTAATCAAGATGAATGTGGATACGGACACCCAGTACGCATTCACTCGTCCCATCGTGGGCCATATGTTTGCCAACTACGATGGCGTCCTTAAAATTGATGGCGAAGTAGGCAATAAAAAGGTCTACGATCCTCGTTCTTATATGAAGAAGGCCGAAGCAGGCATGACGCAGCGTATTATTGAGGCGTGCCAAGATCTACATTCTGTAGGCACTTCGGTATCAAAATAG
- a CDS encoding FUSC family protein, which translates to MPRVKMSTRARLHELDKSMSGRAQRVRKRIWHILQSGLGAALAYWFATEIAGHANPFFAPISAVIIIGLNGGDRTQKALELSFGCVLGVGFADLIIPLMGEGVWQLSVAVMASLAISSFLSASPLVSNQMAIGAILIATMLPVAPTAQGANLGPDRMIDAIVGSVVALLVTAVMPNNPLAAGRQEIANVLGIASSVLGDVAKALRTDNQNLLEDALMVVRDTQADIDRMLEAAKVGKESTTISPLMWTNRRRVRTLERIISPLDNCLRNCRVLVRRAYILTEDQDKVSENQIQMFDELSEICLSLANIYESRSNTREAIEIPVAVNHLRLLGARSGLENVEGRVLSAYALLAQTRSIIVDLMQVCGMSRESAIAVLAPTSSTPAYPPEIWEQEN; encoded by the coding sequence ATGCCCAGAGTAAAAATGTCTACCCGTGCTCGCTTACACGAGTTAGATAAATCCATGAGCGGGCGGGCCCAAAGGGTGCGCAAGCGTATTTGGCATATTTTGCAATCGGGCCTGGGGGCGGCCTTAGCATATTGGTTTGCCACTGAAATTGCCGGACACGCCAACCCTTTTTTCGCCCCGATTTCCGCGGTAATAATTATCGGATTAAATGGCGGCGATAGAACCCAAAAAGCCCTGGAGCTCTCCTTTGGTTGTGTGTTGGGAGTAGGTTTTGCCGATCTCATCATTCCGCTGATGGGGGAAGGCGTATGGCAGCTTTCAGTAGCGGTAATGGCCTCTTTAGCTATTTCTTCTTTCCTTTCTGCCTCACCTTTAGTAAGTAACCAAATGGCTATCGGTGCCATTTTGATTGCCACGATGTTGCCCGTGGCCCCAACTGCCCAAGGGGCTAATTTGGGCCCTGATCGCATGATTGATGCCATCGTGGGATCAGTAGTGGCACTCTTAGTAACCGCGGTGATGCCAAATAATCCTTTGGCGGCAGGAAGGCAAGAAATTGCCAATGTTTTAGGTATTGCTTCCTCGGTTTTAGGTGATGTCGCTAAGGCTTTGCGCACTGATAATCAGAATTTATTAGAAGATGCCTTGATGGTGGTGCGGGATACCCAAGCCGATATTGATCGCATGTTGGAGGCGGCAAAAGTAGGTAAGGAATCCACTACTATTTCGCCTTTGATGTGGACTAATCGGCGGCGAGTTAGGACTTTAGAGCGAATTATTTCGCCTTTGGATAACTGTTTGCGCAATTGTCGAGTATTGGTGCGTCGAGCCTATATTCTTACCGAAGATCAAGATAAAGTTTCTGAAAATCAGATCCAGATGTTTGATGAACTTTCAGAAATTTGTCTAAGTTTGGCCAATATTTATGAATCGCGTTCAAATACGCGCGAAGCCATCGAAATCCCGGTAGCCGTAAACCATTTACGCCTATTAGGGGCTAGATCTGGGCTAGAAAACGTAGAAGGCCGGGTTCTTTCTGCCTATGCTTTATTGGCGCAAACTCGCTCCATCATTGTGGATCTGATGCAGGTCTGTGGGATGTCGCGCGAATCTGCCATAGCTGTTTTGGCTCCCACTTCTAGCACCCCGGCTTATCCGCCAGAAATCTGGGAACAAGAAAACTAA
- a CDS encoding adenylosuccinate synthase, translated as MAAIVIVGAQWGDEGKGKATDILGGLVDFVVKPNGGNNAGHTVVVGGEKYELKLLPAGVLSENATPILGNGVVINLEALFEEIDGLEARGADASRLRISANAHLVAPYHQILDRVQERFLGKRAIGTTGRGIGPTYADKVSRVGLRVQDIFDESILRQKIESALDVKNQLLIKLYNRPAIVAEEIVQYFLGYRERLRPMVINAEYVLNEALDAGKSVLMEGGQATMLDVDHGTYPFVTSSNPTAGGACVGSGIGPTKITSSLGIIKAYTTRVGAGPFPTELFDKWGEYLQVTGGEIGVNTGRKRRCGWYDSVVARYASRVNGFTDLFITKLDVLTGIGEIPICVAYDVDGVRFDEMPITQSDFHHAKPIYEVMPAWDEDISGCRSFAELPEKAQAYVRRLEELSGCRISYIGVGPRRDQTIVLHDVMA; from the coding sequence ATGGCTGCTATCGTGATTGTGGGCGCCCAGTGGGGCGATGAAGGCAAAGGAAAGGCCACCGATATTCTCGGCGGCTTAGTGGACTTTGTAGTAAAGCCCAATGGCGGCAATAATGCTGGCCACACTGTGGTAGTTGGGGGCGAAAAATATGAGCTCAAACTACTGCCCGCCGGAGTGCTTTCCGAAAATGCCACCCCGATTCTGGGCAATGGTGTGGTTATCAATTTGGAAGCCCTCTTTGAAGAAATCGACGGGCTCGAAGCCCGCGGTGCCGATGCCTCCCGCCTGCGTATTTCTGCAAATGCCCACTTGGTGGCGCCTTATCACCAGATCCTAGATCGCGTCCAGGAACGCTTCCTAGGCAAGCGCGCTATTGGTACCACTGGGCGCGGCATTGGCCCCACTTATGCGGATAAAGTTTCCCGCGTGGGCCTGCGCGTGCAAGATATTTTTGATGAATCCATTTTGCGACAAAAAATTGAATCTGCCCTGGACGTCAAAAACCAGCTGCTAATCAAGCTTTATAATCGGCCTGCAATTGTGGCTGAGGAAATTGTGCAGTACTTCCTGGGATACCGGGAACGCCTGCGTCCGATGGTTATTAATGCCGAATATGTGCTCAATGAGGCCCTCGATGCCGGCAAATCTGTCCTCATGGAGGGCGGCCAAGCCACCATGCTAGATGTGGATCACGGCACCTATCCTTTCGTGACTTCTTCTAATCCCACTGCCGGTGGGGCTTGTGTGGGCTCGGGTATTGGCCCGACGAAGATCACCTCTTCTTTGGGCATTATCAAGGCCTATACCACTCGCGTCGGGGCTGGTCCTTTCCCCACAGAACTTTTCGATAAATGGGGCGAATACCTGCAGGTCACTGGCGGGGAAATCGGGGTAAATACCGGGCGCAAGCGGCGTTGTGGTTGGTATGATTCCGTGGTTGCTCGTTATGCCAGCCGGGTGAATGGCTTCACGGATTTATTTATAACCAAACTGGATGTGCTCACCGGTATTGGGGAAATTCCGATCTGTGTAGCTTATGACGTAGATGGCGTGCGTTTCGATGAAATGCCTATTACTCAATCAGATTTCCATCATGCTAAGCCTATATATGAGGTTATGCCAGCATGGGATGAAGATATTTCTGGGTGCCGTAGTTTTGCGGAACTTCCGGAAAAAGCTCAGGCATATGTGCGCCGTTTAGAGGAGCTATCTGGATGCCGGATCAGTTATATCGGGGTGGGTCCAAGGCGGGATCAGACCATCGTTTTGCATGATGTGATGGCTTAA